The following proteins are encoded in a genomic region of Actinomadura sp. NAK00032:
- a CDS encoding LysR family transcriptional regulator encodes METRELRYFVAVAEELHFGRAAERLGIAQPPLSRAIQQLERRLGVTLLDRTNRTIALTDPGRVLLQEGRAALDAVAAADRRTRRAAHTEPSLVLVTKAGATSELLAKLLDAYAAEPGAVAVDVQLCAPGEQERLLRDGRADVALLHLPFDSTAGFDTEELRTEGQVAVLPAGHPLSTRTHLHVADVTDLPDLPLPRWPHSDGAYPAGPGPEVHDQVQLLQLIALGRTAAILPETCRSHLRDDLATVPVLDAPRVTTVIAWPPHSRSQPLATLIRTATTL; translated from the coding sequence GTGGAGACGCGAGAGCTACGCTATTTCGTCGCCGTCGCCGAGGAACTGCACTTCGGCCGGGCCGCGGAGCGCCTCGGCATCGCGCAGCCGCCTCTCTCCCGGGCCATCCAGCAGCTCGAACGCCGGCTCGGCGTGACGCTGCTCGACCGCACCAACCGCACCATCGCGCTGACCGATCCCGGCCGCGTCCTCCTGCAGGAGGGACGCGCGGCCCTCGACGCGGTCGCCGCCGCCGACCGCCGCACCCGCCGCGCCGCGCACACCGAGCCCAGCCTGGTCCTGGTCACGAAGGCCGGGGCGACCAGCGAACTGCTGGCGAAGCTGCTCGACGCGTACGCCGCTGAGCCCGGCGCGGTCGCCGTCGACGTCCAGCTGTGCGCGCCCGGCGAGCAGGAGCGGCTGCTGCGCGACGGGCGGGCCGACGTGGCGCTGCTGCACCTGCCGTTCGACTCGACGGCCGGGTTCGACACCGAGGAGCTGCGGACGGAAGGCCAGGTCGCCGTCCTTCCGGCGGGGCACCCCCTCAGCACCCGGACCCACCTGCACGTGGCCGACGTCACCGACCTGCCCGACCTGCCCCTCCCGCGCTGGCCTCACTCCGACGGCGCGTACCCGGCCGGCCCCGGACCCGAGGTGCACGACCAGGTGCAGCTCCTTCAACTGATCGCCCTCGGCCGCACCGCCGCGATCCTGCCGGAGACATGCCGAAGCCACCTGCGGGACGACCTGGCCACCGTCCCCGTCCTGGACGCCCCAAGGGTGACGACGGTGATCGCCTGGCCGCCCCATAGCCGCTCCCAGCCGCTGGCCACCCTGATCCGAACCGCCACCACCCTCTGA
- a CDS encoding MarR family winged helix-turn-helix transcriptional regulator, giving the protein MSSDADAATETGTGGDADAVVAELSGLVFEVTGRLRAQFNAAAAQLDLPPAQALVLTNLSGPAPMRRLADWLSCEPSNVTGIVDGLERRGLVTRRPAPDDRRVKHVVLTEAGEHKRRQLRSSTHSLARTFFELPGSDQQHLRDLLTRLLAGPHTESS; this is encoded by the coding sequence ATGAGCTCCGATGCCGACGCCGCCACCGAAACCGGTACCGGTGGCGATGCGGATGCGGTCGTGGCCGAGCTGAGCGGCCTGGTCTTCGAGGTCACCGGGCGGCTGCGCGCGCAGTTCAACGCCGCCGCGGCGCAGCTCGACCTTCCCCCGGCCCAGGCGCTCGTCCTGACCAACCTGTCCGGCCCCGCCCCAATGCGCCGACTGGCCGACTGGCTGTCATGCGAGCCGTCGAACGTCACGGGCATCGTCGACGGCCTGGAACGCCGCGGCCTGGTGACCCGCCGACCCGCACCGGACGACCGCCGCGTCAAACACGTGGTGCTCACCGAAGCCGGCGAGCACAAACGCCGGCAGTTGCGCTCCAGTACCCACTCGCTGGCCCGAACCTTCTTCGAACTCCCCGGCTCCGACCAGCAGCACCTCCGCGACCTGCTGACACGCCTCCTGGCCGGCCCACACACCGAATCCAGCTGA
- a CDS encoding fumarylacetoacetate hydrolase family protein, with product MKLITFDEGRVGRLDGDDVIELDVPSTRAFFERGGTAAETGERLKLADVRLRAPIRPKKFFHTAGNFADHHEELQAVNWSHPVHKGIVFFQNVDAIIGPDDPIVYPEHLTRELDYELELAVIIGKPGKFFGPDEALEHIAGFTVFNDITARDIQRREMESGVFSFSKAIDTFCPIGPWIVTADEIDDMQDLAMRLRVNGETRQTGHTKQMRVSIPHLVAYHSPQTYSAGDIVTTGTVSGVAAVQPDPFDFYLRPGDVVEAEIEGVGTLRNPVVSWQDSYGEPAPERVGW from the coding sequence ATGAAGCTGATCACCTTCGACGAGGGACGGGTCGGCCGGCTGGACGGCGACGACGTCATCGAGCTGGACGTGCCGTCCACGCGGGCGTTCTTCGAGCGCGGCGGGACGGCCGCCGAGACCGGCGAACGGCTCAAGCTGGCGGACGTGCGGCTCCGCGCGCCCATCCGGCCGAAGAAGTTCTTCCACACGGCCGGCAACTTCGCCGACCACCACGAGGAGCTGCAGGCGGTCAACTGGTCGCACCCGGTGCACAAGGGCATCGTGTTCTTCCAGAACGTGGACGCGATCATCGGCCCCGACGACCCGATCGTCTACCCCGAGCACCTCACCCGGGAGCTGGACTACGAGCTGGAGCTGGCCGTCATCATCGGCAAGCCCGGCAAGTTCTTCGGCCCGGACGAGGCCCTGGAGCACATCGCGGGGTTCACCGTGTTCAACGACATCACGGCCCGCGACATCCAGCGCCGCGAGATGGAGTCGGGCGTCTTCTCCTTCAGCAAGGCGATCGACACGTTCTGCCCGATCGGTCCGTGGATCGTCACCGCCGACGAGATCGACGACATGCAGGACCTGGCGATGCGGCTGCGGGTGAACGGCGAGACCCGGCAGACCGGGCACACCAAGCAGATGCGCGTGTCGATCCCGCACCTGGTGGCGTACCACTCGCCGCAGACCTACAGCGCGGGCGACATCGTCACCACCGGCACGGTCTCGGGCGTCGCCGCCGTCCAGCCGGACCCGTTCGACTTCTACCTGCGTCCGGGGGACGTCGTGGAGGCCGAGATCGAGGGCGTCGGGACGCTGCGCAACCCGGTGGTCTC
- a CDS encoding SDR family oxidoreductase produces MSEQTIALVTGANKGIGYEIAAGLGALGWSVGVGARDEARREAAVEKLRAEGVDAFGVPLDVTDDASVRAAAALIEKRAGRLDVLVNNAGVTGGGPQEPTKVTPETMRTAVETNVIGVIRVTNTMLPLLRRSSSPRIVNMSSTVGSLTRQSMPDGETGPISAAYAPSKTFLNAVTVQYAKELRGTGILINAACPGFCATDLNGFRGVRTPEQGAATAIRLAQLPDDGPTGAFYDDNGEIPW; encoded by the coding sequence ATGAGCGAACAGACGATCGCGCTGGTCACCGGCGCGAACAAGGGAATCGGGTACGAGATCGCGGCCGGGCTCGGCGCCCTCGGCTGGAGCGTCGGCGTCGGCGCCCGCGACGAGGCGCGCCGCGAGGCCGCCGTCGAGAAGCTGCGGGCGGAGGGCGTTGACGCCTTCGGCGTGCCGCTCGACGTGACCGACGACGCGAGCGTGCGGGCCGCCGCCGCGCTGATCGAGAAGCGGGCCGGACGGCTGGACGTCCTCGTCAACAACGCGGGCGTGACGGGCGGCGGCCCCCAGGAGCCCACAAAAGTAACCCCTGAGACCATGCGGACGGCCGTGGAGACCAACGTGATCGGCGTCATCCGCGTCACGAACACGATGCTGCCGCTGCTGCGCCGGTCGTCGTCCCCCCGCATCGTGAACATGTCGAGCACGGTCGGCTCCCTGACGCGGCAGAGCATGCCCGACGGGGAGACGGGCCCGATCTCCGCCGCCTACGCGCCGTCGAAGACGTTCCTCAACGCGGTCACCGTCCAGTACGCCAAGGAGCTGCGCGGCACGGGCATCTTGATCAACGCCGCCTGCCCCGGCTTCTGCGCGACCGACCTCAACGGCTTCCGCGGCGTCCGCACCCCCGAGCAGGGCGCGGCGACGGCGATCCGCCTCGCCCAACTCCCCGACGACGGCCCGACCGGCGCCTTCTACGACGACAACGGCGAGATCCCCTGGTAA
- a CDS encoding type II toxin-antitoxin system RelE/ParE family toxin, whose amino-acid sequence MPPSPSKCAPSASDLRHLGGKVRELRFVLDGSSVRITYWLAPQRRIVLLTVFRKTRQREEAEIDRARQAQKVCEADHGPAEHGYDRGKEDTR is encoded by the coding sequence ATGCCACCCTCGCCCTCCAAATGCGCACCTTCCGCGTCTGACCTGCGACACCTTGGCGGCAAGGTCCGCGAGTTGCGCTTCGTCTTGGACGGGAGTTCAGTCCGGATCACCTACTGGCTCGCCCCGCAGCGGAGGATCGTGCTCCTCACGGTTTTCCGGAAGACCCGGCAACGCGAGGAGGCGGAGATCGATCGGGCCCGGCAGGCGCAGAAGGTCTGCGAAGCCGATCATGGTCCCGCCGAGCACGGCTACGACCGGGGTAAGGAGGACACGAGGTGA
- a CDS encoding SDR family NAD(P)-dependent oxidoreductase, with amino-acid sequence MSTEQKIFPRFAGKTVLVTGAGTGFGAEIAVRAAQEGARVGVHYNSSKQGAERTAERVREAGGEAFVVQADISSWDAIRGLADEAFAQAGTLDVLVNNVGDVATEQMSWRELTQESLDRVIDVDVKGTLLMTHEFGSRMLEQGHGCIVNIGSTVVVRGSARAPQYAAAKYGLLGITKSYAAAFAPSVRVNTFAPGFMETGATLEREDWKSGRREKLIAQTPMGTIPPPEVVAGTALFLATEDASHITGAYMLADGGFNMVGA; translated from the coding sequence ATGAGCACGGAGCAGAAGATCTTTCCGCGGTTCGCCGGGAAGACGGTGCTGGTCACGGGGGCCGGCACCGGGTTCGGCGCCGAGATCGCCGTACGCGCGGCGCAGGAGGGCGCGCGGGTCGGCGTCCACTACAACAGCTCCAAGCAGGGCGCCGAGCGGACGGCCGAGCGCGTCCGGGAGGCGGGCGGCGAGGCGTTCGTCGTGCAGGCCGACATCTCGTCGTGGGACGCGATCCGCGGCCTCGCCGACGAGGCGTTCGCGCAGGCGGGCACGCTCGACGTGCTGGTCAACAACGTCGGGGACGTGGCGACCGAGCAGATGTCGTGGCGGGAGCTGACGCAGGAGTCCCTCGACCGCGTCATCGACGTGGACGTCAAGGGCACGCTGCTGATGACGCACGAGTTCGGCTCCCGGATGCTGGAGCAGGGCCACGGCTGCATCGTGAACATCGGCTCGACGGTGGTCGTGCGGGGCAGCGCGCGGGCCCCGCAGTACGCCGCCGCCAAGTACGGGCTGCTCGGCATCACGAAGTCCTACGCGGCGGCGTTCGCGCCGTCGGTCCGCGTGAACACGTTCGCGCCGGGGTTCATGGAGACCGGCGCCACGCTGGAGCGCGAGGACTGGAAGTCGGGGCGCCGCGAGAAGCTCATCGCGCAGACGCCGATGGGCACGATCCCGCCGCCCGAGGTGGTCGCGGGCACGGCCCTGTTCCTGGCCACCGAGGACGCGTCCCACATCACCGGCGCCTACATGCTCGCCGACGGCGGCTTCAACATGGTGGGCGCCTGA
- a CDS encoding carboxymuconolactone decarboxylase family protein → MKDTDAAARQHPFTPDELDGDRLAVYRSITEGPRAKGPRLFDLVSDSGVLAGPFNEFLLRPALGDALQRLGAAIRYEGALSGRSREMAILVVAAAWNSEFERTAHEAVGRAAGLTEDEMAAIAARAPLALTDPHEAAVLRLTRALTTGDVDDETWSACVPPLDRETVFELTTLVGYYATLALQMRTFRV, encoded by the coding sequence ATGAAGGACACCGACGCCGCCGCGCGGCAGCATCCCTTCACACCGGACGAACTGGACGGCGACCGCCTGGCCGTCTACCGCTCGATCACGGAGGGCCCGCGCGCCAAGGGCCCTCGCCTGTTCGACCTGGTCTCTGACTCGGGCGTCCTGGCAGGCCCCTTCAACGAGTTCCTGCTGCGCCCCGCACTCGGCGACGCCCTGCAACGCCTCGGCGCGGCCATCCGCTACGAGGGGGCGCTCAGCGGACGGTCCCGCGAGATGGCGATCCTGGTCGTGGCCGCCGCCTGGAACAGCGAGTTCGAACGCACCGCCCACGAGGCCGTAGGCCGCGCCGCCGGCCTCACGGAGGACGAGATGGCCGCCATCGCCGCCCGCGCCCCACTAGCCCTTACCGACCCGCACGAAGCCGCCGTCCTCCGCCTAACCCGAGCCCTCACGACCGGCGACGTGGACGACGAGACCTGGTCAGCCTGCGTCCCACCCCTAGACCGTGAGACGGTCTTCGAACTGACCACCCTCGTCGGCTACTATGCCACCCTCGCCCTCCAAATGCGCACCTTCCGCGTCTGA
- a CDS encoding IclR family transcriptional regulator, translated as MTSSDRSRYHIAALAKGLQVLSLFDGPTLSLRTSDIAAMTGIPMPTAFRIVSTLEDLGYLERRHDGSVQPGVKVLTLGSAAMRGSSLVQLSDRPLRLLAEATGETVNLGILIEDRVLYLARLRNADLVTANVHVGSTLPAPYTSMGKVLLAYLPQDDLDRRVTDASLPSGAGPNAVTNMSALRAQLEQIRRDGYAVQDEELAQGLRSVSVPVFGADDAPAAAVNVAVSAMRRTNADLHGEILTRLRETADDISTRLRTH; from the coding sequence ATGACGTCAAGCGACCGGTCGCGGTACCACATCGCGGCCCTGGCCAAGGGCCTGCAGGTGCTGAGCCTGTTCGACGGGCCGACGCTCTCCCTGCGCACGAGCGACATCGCCGCCATGACCGGCATCCCGATGCCCACGGCGTTCCGGATCGTCTCCACGCTGGAGGACCTCGGCTACCTGGAGCGGCGGCACGACGGGTCCGTCCAGCCCGGAGTGAAGGTGCTGACGCTCGGCTCGGCGGCCATGCGCGGGTCGAGCCTGGTGCAGCTCAGCGACCGCCCCCTGCGGCTGCTGGCGGAGGCGACCGGCGAGACGGTCAACCTGGGCATCCTGATCGAGGACCGCGTTCTGTACCTCGCACGGCTGCGCAACGCCGACCTGGTCACCGCCAACGTGCACGTGGGTTCGACGCTGCCCGCGCCCTACACGTCCATGGGCAAGGTGCTACTCGCCTACCTCCCGCAGGACGACCTTGACCGGCGCGTCACCGACGCGTCCCTACCATCGGGCGCGGGCCCCAACGCGGTCACCAACATGTCCGCACTGCGCGCCCAGCTAGAACAGATCCGCCGCGACGGCTACGCGGTGCAGGACGAGGAACTGGCGCAGGGCCTCCGCTCGGTCTCGGTCCCGGTGTTCGGGGCGGACGACGCCCCGGCGGCGGCCGTGAACGTCGCCGTCTCCGCGATGCGCCGCACCAACGCCGACCTGCACGGCGAGATCCTCACCCGCCTGCGCGAGACCGCCGACGACATAAGCACCAGACTGAGGACCCATTGA
- a CDS encoding SDR family NAD(P)-dependent oxidoreductase → MDDWLGLRGARVLVLGAGGIGAECVRGYLGAGADVTAVDRDPARLDALPSGPAKPHTLAADLTEPGAGAAAVRHAVEVMGGLDVLLHCVGVNDRRPILEFTEDEWDGMLRTNLSTAFGAAQAAGRHMVEAGGGRLVFLSSVSGHLAHKKHGPYAASKGGMNQMMRVMAAEWASSGVTVNAVAPGYVETPLTAEYLARPGVRDDLVRLVPAGRLGTAAEVVGPILFLSSPHASFMTGHVMYVDGGRTLV, encoded by the coding sequence GTGGACGATTGGCTGGGCCTGCGCGGCGCCCGCGTGCTCGTGCTCGGCGCGGGCGGGATCGGCGCGGAGTGCGTCCGGGGCTATCTCGGCGCGGGCGCCGACGTCACCGCCGTCGACCGCGACCCCGCGCGGCTCGACGCCCTGCCCTCGGGCCCGGCGAAGCCGCACACGCTCGCCGCCGACCTGACCGAGCCGGGCGCGGGGGCCGCCGCCGTCCGGCACGCGGTGGAGGTGATGGGCGGCCTGGACGTCCTGCTGCACTGCGTCGGCGTCAACGACCGCCGACCGATCCTGGAGTTCACCGAGGACGAGTGGGACGGGATGCTCCGCACCAACCTGTCCACCGCGTTCGGCGCGGCGCAGGCGGCCGGCCGGCACATGGTCGAGGCCGGTGGCGGACGGCTGGTCTTCCTGTCGTCGGTGTCGGGGCATCTGGCGCACAAGAAGCACGGGCCCTACGCCGCGTCCAAGGGCGGCATGAACCAGATGATGCGGGTGATGGCGGCCGAGTGGGCGTCCAGCGGGGTCACGGTGAACGCGGTCGCGCCCGGTTACGTCGAGACGCCGCTCACCGCCGAGTACCTCGCGCGCCCCGGCGTCCGCGATGATCTGGTGCGCCTGGTCCCCGCCGGGCGGCTGGGCACGGCGGCCGAGGTCGTCGGCCCGATCCTGTTCCTTTCCTCGCCGCACGCGTCGTTCATGACCGGGCACGTCATGTACGTCGACGGTGGCCGCACGCTGGTCTAG
- a CDS encoding DUF6069 family protein: MAQVSARGRAGLRSTRRARALAVAGAVVAALAVWAVGEPLLGQDLVVEQKGQEPRDLGVAAIGVFALVPSLLGWALLAALERVTPLAARIWTAAALALLAVSFLPVIGVQASGGSKAVLALSHVAVGAVLIPVFHRTATARRAGARSGQ, encoded by the coding sequence ATGGCGCAAGTGAGCGCGCGCGGGCGCGCCGGCCTCCGGAGCACGCGACGTGCACGGGCACTCGCCGTGGCGGGTGCGGTCGTGGCCGCGCTGGCGGTCTGGGCGGTCGGGGAACCGCTGCTGGGCCAGGACCTGGTCGTCGAGCAGAAGGGACAAGAGCCGCGGGACCTGGGGGTGGCCGCCATCGGCGTCTTCGCCCTGGTCCCCTCGCTGCTCGGCTGGGCGCTGCTGGCCGCGCTGGAGCGGGTGACGCCGCTGGCGGCCCGTATCTGGACGGCCGCCGCGCTGGCTCTGCTCGCGGTGTCGTTCCTGCCCGTCATCGGCGTCCAGGCCTCCGGTGGCAGCAAGGCCGTGCTGGCTCTCAGCCATGTGGCCGTCGGAGCCGTGCTGATCCCCGTCTTCCACCGGACGGCCACGGCCCGCCGCGCTGGCGCGAGGAGCGGGCAGTGA
- a CDS encoding helix-turn-helix domain-containing protein: MNHSQWKTRRTKKLSGEEVKETPSYIEAGHALALGQAVHDRRVALGISQAELARRAGMTQPQVSNIEGGDSVPTLPLLTRLAIALEASLTIRLDDGDSNFAFAPHRGPAPDTSRSNDDTSSAA, encoded by the coding sequence GTGAACCACTCCCAGTGGAAGACCCGCCGGACCAAGAAGCTCTCGGGTGAGGAGGTCAAGGAGACCCCCTCCTACATCGAGGCCGGACACGCTCTGGCGCTTGGCCAAGCCGTCCATGATCGTCGCGTTGCGTTGGGCATTTCGCAGGCCGAGCTCGCTCGCCGCGCCGGCATGACCCAGCCCCAGGTCTCCAACATCGAAGGTGGTGACTCGGTCCCCACCCTGCCGCTCCTCACTCGGCTCGCCATCGCGCTGGAGGCCTCGCTGACCATCCGGCTGGACGATGGCGACTCCAACTTCGCCTTCGCCCCCCACCGTGGCCCCGCTCCCGACACGTCGCGCAGTAACGACGACACCTCGTCGGCGGCATGA